A single window of Rubripirellula lacrimiformis DNA harbors:
- a CDS encoding serine hydrolase: protein MLSRNYFWLGIVTIIALGLLGRSATADGDLDIVIKGGRIVDGTGAPWYVADVGLADGKIVRIGQIAESDADEVIDADGLIVAPGFIDMMGQTASPMVDDPKTAMNLLTQGITTINAGEGGSAAPLGPEQGRRQGYTTMAEYFALVESKGLPVNLVQTVGHTQIRRIVLGDVDRRPSDDELVQMQSLVQEAMEAGAIGVSTALIYPPAVYATTKEIAALASAAGQYGGRYYTHMRNEGDRLLEAIDEALEIGREGQTPVHIFHLKAAGQQNWGKMQLAIARIKAARSQGHQVTADIYPYINNGLGIAALIHPRHFADGHAQLLARLDDSDLRLEIRNEMESSDGWENWFRHAGKDWDRIVVGRCKDSRYRGHEGKSVAKIAEALDESPWDTFFDLVKNDAFALPQTMTDANKILAMQQEFVSFCTDVGPAGGSRSASHPRAFGAFPRLFSRYVRDLGSISFERAVAQASAAAANNVMAYDRGRIAVGMAADVIVFDYDGLIDRADFKDPAALSEGMKHVLVNGQVVLADGKFTGKRPGRVLRGPGYDAGKAPYAVSSGPTDPRFASYDSGMKEFMRKHRVPGASVAVTDHGKVVFARGYGYADIATHEQVDPESLFRIASLSKPITAVAILQLIENGKLNATDKVFDVLDFNDDIKAAGDAFDVRYREITIEHLLQHRGGWDRDQSFDAMFKSVSFANQIGVPAPADQSAVIRAMLSHKLDFDPGARYAYSNFGYCLLGRVIEKLTGQSYEGYVKQHVLAPIGVTSMRIGATRLDGRAKHEVRYYHPGTTESVFAADLGDTVPSPYGGWNLEAMDSHGAWIASATDLAKFAAAFDDPDNCPILSRRSIEMMYGRPPGLAGHAEDGAPKSRYYSFGWSNRNVGKDKVNHWHTGSLSGTATILIRRHDGKNFVALLNSRVSPSASHLGSEIDNLLHVMANGVTEWPQ from the coding sequence GTGCTATCGCGAAACTACTTCTGGTTGGGAATCGTCACGATCATCGCGCTGGGGCTACTAGGTCGCAGTGCCACAGCGGACGGCGACCTGGACATCGTCATCAAGGGAGGGCGGATCGTCGATGGCACGGGCGCCCCTTGGTACGTTGCCGATGTTGGATTGGCCGACGGAAAGATCGTCCGGATTGGACAGATCGCAGAGTCCGATGCGGACGAGGTGATCGATGCGGATGGATTGATCGTGGCACCGGGGTTCATCGACATGATGGGGCAAACGGCTTCCCCGATGGTCGATGATCCCAAGACGGCGATGAACTTGCTGACGCAGGGGATCACCACGATCAATGCGGGCGAAGGCGGATCAGCCGCTCCACTGGGGCCGGAACAGGGTAGACGCCAGGGGTACACGACGATGGCGGAGTATTTCGCACTGGTCGAATCCAAAGGACTGCCCGTCAATTTGGTTCAAACCGTCGGTCATACACAGATTCGCAGAATCGTTCTGGGGGATGTCGATCGACGTCCCAGCGATGACGAACTGGTTCAGATGCAATCGTTGGTACAGGAGGCGATGGAAGCGGGAGCGATCGGAGTTTCGACGGCGTTGATTTATCCACCGGCGGTCTATGCGACGACGAAGGAAATTGCGGCACTGGCGTCGGCGGCAGGCCAGTACGGTGGACGCTACTACACGCACATGCGGAACGAAGGCGATCGGTTGCTAGAAGCGATCGACGAGGCTTTGGAAATCGGTCGCGAAGGCCAGACGCCGGTCCATATCTTCCACCTGAAGGCCGCTGGACAACAGAATTGGGGCAAGATGCAGTTGGCCATTGCCCGTATCAAAGCGGCTCGGTCGCAGGGGCATCAGGTGACCGCAGATATCTATCCGTACATCAACAATGGGCTTGGGATCGCTGCACTGATTCACCCCCGTCATTTCGCCGACGGTCATGCACAGTTGTTGGCCCGGTTAGACGATTCCGATTTGCGTCTTGAAATTCGCAATGAAATGGAATCGTCGGACGGATGGGAGAACTGGTTTCGGCACGCCGGCAAAGATTGGGACCGGATTGTCGTCGGCCGCTGCAAAGATTCACGCTATCGCGGGCACGAGGGAAAATCGGTTGCCAAGATCGCCGAAGCGCTCGATGAGTCGCCTTGGGATACGTTTTTTGACCTCGTGAAGAACGACGCTTTTGCATTGCCCCAGACGATGACGGACGCCAACAAGATCCTGGCCATGCAACAGGAATTTGTTTCGTTTTGTACCGACGTAGGCCCCGCCGGTGGCAGTCGATCCGCCTCGCATCCACGCGCCTTCGGTGCCTTCCCGCGTTTGTTTTCGCGGTACGTTCGCGATTTGGGTTCGATTTCTTTCGAACGCGCGGTCGCACAGGCCAGCGCCGCCGCGGCCAACAACGTGATGGCATACGACCGCGGTCGGATTGCCGTTGGCATGGCGGCTGATGTGATCGTGTTTGACTATGACGGGCTAATCGATCGCGCCGATTTCAAGGACCCCGCAGCACTTTCCGAAGGCATGAAGCACGTGCTGGTCAATGGCCAGGTCGTGTTGGCAGACGGCAAATTCACGGGCAAACGCCCCGGTCGTGTTCTGCGAGGCCCGGGATACGACGCTGGCAAGGCGCCCTATGCCGTTTCGTCAGGACCAACGGACCCGCGATTTGCCAGCTACGATTCGGGGATGAAAGAGTTCATGCGAAAGCACCGTGTTCCAGGTGCGTCCGTCGCCGTGACTGATCATGGAAAAGTTGTCTTCGCACGTGGGTACGGATACGCCGATATCGCCACCCACGAACAAGTCGACCCCGAAAGCCTATTCCGCATCGCTAGTTTGTCCAAGCCGATCACAGCGGTCGCGATTTTGCAGTTGATTGAAAATGGAAAGTTGAATGCAACCGATAAGGTCTTCGATGTTCTTGACTTCAACGATGATATCAAAGCAGCAGGCGATGCATTCGACGTCCGTTATCGGGAAATCACGATCGAACATCTGTTGCAGCATCGTGGTGGTTGGGACCGTGATCAGTCGTTCGACGCGATGTTCAAATCGGTATCGTTTGCCAACCAGATCGGCGTCCCCGCACCGGCCGATCAATCGGCCGTGATTCGAGCGATGCTTTCCCACAAACTTGACTTTGATCCGGGGGCACGCTACGCCTATTCGAACTTTGGTTACTGCTTGCTTGGTCGCGTGATCGAAAAGCTGACCGGACAAAGCTATGAAGGTTACGTCAAACAGCATGTGCTTGCACCGATCGGCGTTACGTCGATGCGGATTGGGGCGACCCGCCTAGATGGCCGAGCAAAGCATGAGGTTCGTTACTACCATCCGGGAACGACCGAGTCGGTGTTCGCCGCAGACTTGGGCGACACCGTCCCATCGCCCTACGGCGGATGGAATCTGGAAGCGATGGATTCACACGGGGCATGGATCGCATCCGCAACGGATTTGGCAAAGTTCGCTGCCGCGTTTGATGATCCCGACAACTGTCCCATCCTGAGCCGCCGCAGCATCGAAATGATGTATGGGCGGCCGCCTGGTTTGGCGGGGCACGCCGAAGATGGGGCTCCGAAGTCTCGCTACTATTCGTTCGGATGGAGCAATCGAAACGTCGGCAAGGACAAGGTCAATCATTGGCACACTGGATCGCTTTCAGGGACCGCAACCATTTTGATCCGCCGGCATGACGGCAAGAATTTTGTTGCCTTGCTGAATTCAAGGGTCAGTCCCAGTGCGTCGCATCTGGGAAGTGAAATCGACAACTTGCTGCACGTAATGGCCAATGGGGTCACCGAGTGGCCCCAGTAG
- a CDS encoding DUF1501 domain-containing protein: MDANLADGVAGCSRRSFLASAGGGMGMLAYAALAQSQDAAALSQPHFAPRAKRVIWLFMHGGPSHVDLLDPKPALTKYGGKPLPDSFGNIMTRRNVANNPLLAPVRRFRPRGQSGLEISDFLPHISKHADDLCVVRSMHGDSVNHPQSVYQMNTGSILMGCPSVGSWVAYGLGTENQNMPAFVVLPDPGGGLKGGPPAWGNGYLSASYQGVTMRSGSSPILDLQPQDGVTAEQQYRDLSLIQSLNRRHLERRDSDDRLSARVKAYELAFRMQSEAPELVDISRETQQTKSLYGIDQPETREFGERCLLARRMVESGVRFVQLYSGDTNGWDAHADVDKNHSEYCRRTDKPVAGLLQDLKQRGLLEDTLVIWGGEFGRMPMSEQGKGRDHNPWGFSVWLAGAGIRGGRAYGATDEIGLRSVTDKVSVTDFHATLLHLLGIDHYDLTHFHNGLDKRLTGPDEAEAIDGILT, encoded by the coding sequence ATGGATGCGAATCTTGCGGATGGTGTGGCCGGGTGCTCGCGACGATCGTTCTTGGCCAGCGCGGGCGGCGGAATGGGGATGCTGGCCTATGCGGCGTTGGCTCAATCACAGGATGCTGCGGCACTGTCGCAGCCCCATTTTGCACCACGTGCCAAACGAGTGATTTGGCTGTTCATGCATGGTGGTCCAAGCCACGTCGATCTTTTGGATCCCAAGCCAGCGCTGACGAAATACGGTGGCAAGCCGTTGCCGGACAGCTTTGGCAACATCATGACGCGGCGAAATGTGGCGAATAATCCGTTGCTGGCACCGGTTCGCCGTTTCCGTCCACGCGGTCAATCGGGATTGGAGATAAGCGATTTTCTGCCGCACATTTCGAAGCACGCTGACGATCTGTGCGTGGTTCGTTCGATGCACGGCGACAGCGTGAACCATCCACAGTCGGTCTATCAAATGAACACCGGCAGCATCCTGATGGGCTGTCCAAGTGTTGGCAGTTGGGTGGCTTATGGATTGGGGACCGAAAACCAGAACATGCCAGCGTTTGTGGTGCTTCCCGATCCCGGCGGCGGTTTGAAAGGTGGACCTCCTGCATGGGGCAACGGGTATCTTTCGGCGTCGTATCAGGGGGTGACGATGCGTTCGGGAAGCTCTCCTATTCTGGACCTGCAACCCCAGGACGGCGTGACCGCCGAGCAACAGTATCGCGATCTTTCGTTAATCCAAAGTCTGAATCGACGACACCTGGAACGGCGGGACTCGGACGATCGACTATCGGCTCGGGTGAAGGCGTACGAGTTGGCGTTCCGGATGCAGTCGGAAGCACCGGAATTGGTCGACATCAGTCGAGAGACTCAGCAGACAAAATCGCTGTACGGCATCGACCAACCCGAGACTCGCGAGTTTGGGGAGCGATGCTTGTTGGCACGCCGGATGGTCGAAAGTGGTGTGCGATTCGTGCAGTTGTATTCCGGTGATACCAATGGCTGGGACGCGCATGCGGATGTGGATAAGAATCATTCGGAATACTGTCGGCGAACGGATAAGCCCGTCGCAGGTTTGCTTCAAGACCTCAAGCAACGCGGATTGCTGGAAGACACCTTGGTCATCTGGGGTGGCGAGTTCGGGAGGATGCCGATGAGCGAGCAGGGGAAAGGGCGTGATCACAATCCGTGGGGGTTCAGTGTCTGGTTGGCGGGAGCCGGAATCCGGGGCGGACGCGCCTATGGGGCGACCGACGAAATCGGACTCCGGTCGGTGACGGACAAAGTGTCGGTGACGGATTTCCACGCGACGCTGCTGCACCTGCTGGGGATCGACCACTACGACCTAACGCACTTTCACAACGGACTGGACAAGCGTTTGACGGGTCCGGATGAAGCGGAAGCCATCGACGGGATCCTGACATGA
- a CDS encoding DUF1549 and DUF1553 domain-containing protein yields the protein MMRIQTRRIAGSGRVTLGGAVTRRPAKKWIGRWMMTVGAVISSGLPVPLPALAAEESQDESAKYVETAIDPYDRDHWAFQPIANVDVPVGGGAAWGNHPIDAFLFRELERQGLRPQPPAPAHTLIRRLTFDLTGLPPTPSEIAEFQSDDGRQAYARVVDRLLDSPRYGERWAQHWLDLARFAETDGFEHDKVRADAWTYRDWVVSALNDDMPYDEFVRRQIAGDELYPDDPSARTATRFCLSGPDMPDINLAKERQHSVLNEVASAVGEVFLGLQVGCAQCHDHKYDAISQADFYRLRAVFEPAVKLRKNQSLSVLDETFPYEHASHLMLRGDFRRLGPELDPGVIRVVSTKTNVYLPQPTDGSAGLRTGLANWLVSRDNPLTARVIVNRVWQHHFGTGLVETPSEFGVMGADPSNSDLLDWLATELVRRGWSLKDLHRLIVTSAAYRQHSRLADDASPADRDAWAVGLKQDPHNRLLWRYPRWRLEGEAIRDALLASSGQINFKMGGPSVRPPLPKELVGTLLKDQWKVTPDESEHDRRSIYVFARRNLRYPIFEVFDRPSANASCADRGASTTAPQSLHLLNSQFTFSTAQHLSKQIMQTESTQESQVRAAFLRTLGRTPVGDELDEVNEFLSAGQLSRADQLTHLCLSLFNCSEFVVID from the coding sequence ATGATGCGAATTCAAACGAGACGAATCGCTGGCAGTGGACGGGTGACACTCGGGGGTGCGGTCACGCGTCGCCCGGCAAAGAAGTGGATCGGCCGCTGGATGATGACGGTTGGCGCGGTCATCAGTTCGGGCTTGCCCGTGCCTTTGCCGGCGTTGGCCGCCGAAGAAAGCCAGGACGAATCGGCCAAGTATGTTGAAACCGCGATTGATCCCTATGACCGCGATCACTGGGCCTTTCAGCCGATCGCGAACGTGGATGTGCCGGTCGGTGGTGGGGCGGCGTGGGGCAACCATCCAATCGATGCGTTCTTGTTCCGCGAACTGGAACGTCAGGGACTTCGCCCACAGCCGCCGGCACCTGCCCACACGTTGATCCGGCGTTTGACGTTCGACTTGACGGGACTGCCCCCGACCCCCAGCGAAATCGCCGAATTCCAGTCCGACGATGGCCGGCAAGCCTATGCACGTGTGGTCGATCGGTTGCTGGATTCGCCACGCTACGGGGAACGCTGGGCTCAACATTGGCTGGACCTGGCACGCTTTGCTGAAACCGATGGTTTCGAACACGACAAGGTCCGGGCAGATGCCTGGACGTATCGCGATTGGGTGGTGTCGGCGCTGAATGACGACATGCCATACGACGAGTTTGTCCGCAGGCAGATTGCTGGGGACGAATTGTATCCAGACGATCCCTCGGCTCGGACCGCCACTCGATTTTGCTTGTCGGGCCCCGACATGCCGGACATCAATCTTGCCAAAGAGCGACAGCACAGCGTTTTGAATGAGGTTGCGTCGGCAGTCGGGGAAGTCTTCCTGGGATTGCAGGTGGGCTGTGCGCAGTGTCATGACCACAAGTACGACGCGATCAGTCAAGCCGATTTCTATCGCCTTCGCGCTGTCTTTGAACCTGCCGTCAAGCTTCGAAAGAACCAATCGCTGTCGGTGTTGGACGAAACGTTTCCGTACGAACACGCCAGTCACCTGATGCTGCGAGGCGATTTTCGTAGGCTGGGGCCCGAGTTGGATCCGGGTGTGATCCGCGTGGTTTCAACCAAAACGAACGTCTATCTACCGCAACCGACCGATGGGTCTGCGGGCCTGCGTACCGGATTGGCGAACTGGTTGGTGTCACGCGACAACCCGCTGACTGCCCGCGTGATCGTCAACCGTGTTTGGCAGCATCATTTTGGTACGGGGCTTGTCGAGACGCCCAGCGAGTTCGGGGTGATGGGGGCGGACCCTAGCAACAGCGATCTGCTGGATTGGCTAGCCACCGAATTGGTCCGGCGTGGATGGAGTCTGAAAGACCTTCATCGCCTGATCGTGACGTCCGCAGCCTACCGCCAACACAGTCGCTTGGCGGATGACGCATCGCCAGCAGACCGAGATGCGTGGGCAGTAGGACTGAAACAGGATCCGCACAACCGACTGCTATGGCGGTATCCTCGCTGGCGTCTGGAGGGCGAAGCGATTCGCGATGCCTTGCTCGCGTCGTCCGGACAAATCAATTTCAAAATGGGCGGTCCAAGTGTGCGTCCGCCGTTGCCCAAAGAATTGGTGGGGACGCTGCTGAAGGATCAGTGGAAGGTCACGCCGGACGAATCGGAACATGATCGTCGCAGCATCTATGTCTTTGCACGACGAAATTTACGCTACCCAATCTTCGAAGTTTTTGACCGCCCCAGTGCGAATGCAAGCTGTGCCGACCGCGGCGCTTCGACGACCGCACCCCAATCACTCCACTTGCTGAATTCCCAGTTCACGTTCAGCACAGCACAGCATCTGTCCAAGCAGATCATGCAGACCGAATCGACTCAGGAATCGCAAGTCCGTGCGGCCTTTCTTCGAACGCTGGGGCGAACGCCCGTCGGTGATGAACTTGACGAGGTCAACGAATTTCTGAGTGCCGGACAACTCTCTCGTGCTGACCAACTGACGCATCTGTGTCTGTCGCTGTTCAATTGCAGCGAATTCGTTGTCATCGATTAG
- a CDS encoding carbon-nitrogen hydrolase family protein — MKNLLILAVGWFVLSSGVRADQSVPDGWTAESPRREIRPDFTWDPSGGPDQGSLIIRADHRAGLMGSWTRTIPVQGNHHYRFSVDRKTEGVALPRRTGVARMVWLDASGGKPKHAEPSDLSYRPGERPRAEPELPKLVSTRDGWDRIEGVYLSPPNATQVRLELHFRWGEPHSSVRWTVPKMEVTQAPAPRTVRLATVHFQPRDGKTAKQKREQFATLIADAAGQRADLIVLPETLTFYGSGGSYADAAEPIPGPSSDYFAKLAMQHDTYIVAGLIERDGHLIYNVAVLLGPDGNIVGKYRKVTLPRGEIEGGVTPGDQYPVFETRFGKVGMMVCYDGFFPEVARELSNRGAEVIAWPVWGCNPLLASARACENHVYLISSTYMDFSDNWAQSAIYAKDGTTLAHAENWGSVCVAEVDLGKPLHWPSLGDFQAEIQAHRPVVDPIP; from the coding sequence ATGAAAAACTTGTTGATTCTGGCTGTGGGATGGTTCGTTCTGTCTAGTGGCGTTCGTGCTGACCAGAGCGTACCCGACGGCTGGACGGCGGAGTCTCCGCGCAGGGAAATACGGCCCGATTTCACGTGGGATCCTTCGGGTGGACCGGACCAGGGATCGCTGATCATCCGTGCCGATCACCGTGCGGGATTGATGGGTTCTTGGACGCGAACGATTCCGGTCCAAGGCAATCATCACTATCGATTCTCCGTCGATCGCAAGACCGAAGGCGTCGCACTGCCTCGCCGCACGGGTGTCGCTCGGATGGTTTGGCTTGACGCGTCGGGTGGCAAGCCGAAACACGCCGAGCCAAGTGATTTGTCCTATCGCCCAGGCGAACGACCACGGGCAGAGCCGGAGCTTCCCAAATTGGTTTCGACGCGTGATGGTTGGGATCGGATCGAAGGCGTCTACCTGTCGCCCCCCAACGCGACACAAGTGAGACTTGAATTGCATTTCCGCTGGGGCGAGCCGCATTCATCGGTGCGGTGGACGGTGCCAAAGATGGAAGTGACTCAAGCGCCTGCCCCGCGAACCGTCCGCTTGGCCACCGTTCATTTCCAGCCCCGCGATGGAAAGACTGCGAAACAGAAACGAGAACAATTTGCGACTCTGATCGCTGACGCCGCGGGCCAACGCGCCGACTTGATCGTGCTACCCGAAACGTTGACTTTCTATGGATCGGGTGGCAGCTATGCCGATGCGGCCGAGCCAATTCCCGGTCCATCGTCCGACTACTTTGCAAAGCTGGCCATGCAACACGACACGTACATCGTGGCTGGATTGATCGAGCGTGACGGTCACTTGATTTATAACGTCGCCGTGCTGCTCGGTCCCGACGGAAACATCGTTGGCAAGTATCGCAAGGTCACTCTGCCACGCGGCGAAATCGAAGGTGGAGTAACACCGGGGGATCAGTACCCTGTGTTCGAAACTCGCTTCGGCAAGGTTGGCATGATGGTCTGCTACGACGGGTTCTTTCCCGAGGTGGCTCGCGAGCTATCGAATCGTGGCGCCGAAGTGATCGCTTGGCCAGTGTGGGGCTGCAATCCATTGTTGGCGTCGGCTAGGGCCTGCGAGAACCATGTCTATCTAATCAGCAGCACCTACATGGACTTTAGCGACAACTGGGCGCAGTCAGCCATCTACGCAAAGGATGGAACCACGCTGGCACACGCAGAAAACTGGGGCAGCGTCTGCGTCGCAGAAGTTGACCTGGGCAAACCGCTGCATTGGCCAAGCCTGGGTGACTTTCAAGCCGAAATACAAGCTCATCGACCCGTCGTGGATCCGATTCCATGA
- a CDS encoding right-handed parallel beta-helix repeat-containing protein, producing the protein MLRFYLTAMVSLTLLGVVAQAEDTAGPAPAMMVSVSDHPSIQAAIDSLPTSGGIVQIPPGIFELSEPLKIRTSDTLIRGSGAATHLKNNNADGLPAIEIAAATYDGKKTPKDDVLWRVQIVDLQVTGNPNSGDGLLAREVNEIFIHSVTVSRNGRHGIFLDRCYEDPRISDNLITYNKADGIRLEGNHDIVVSANHFEENQTGLQCLDSFNLCMNGNNLDDHLGDGVIIENTYGSVLSGNMIEECNGWGIIIDRDCYGITISANVIAHEFTGGIDLRDAHGCAISANTFTLAKNAGLAIRKGSGRVTVTGNNFCNSYTGDKNRRDSVSTKHEPEPDAAAGLLIETDEPIVVVGNMFSGMDGDPIVGSDKIIQAQLQTNLGMSKTK; encoded by the coding sequence ATGCTTCGATTCTATCTAACCGCCATGGTTTCCCTAACGTTGCTTGGTGTTGTTGCACAAGCCGAAGATACCGCTGGCCCCGCACCCGCGATGATGGTCAGCGTTTCGGATCACCCGTCCATTCAGGCTGCCATCGATTCGCTGCCGACCAGTGGCGGAATCGTGCAGATCCCACCCGGCATTTTCGAGCTGAGCGAACCGCTAAAGATCCGCACCTCCGACACACTGATTCGAGGCAGCGGCGCTGCCACACACCTAAAAAACAATAACGCGGACGGATTGCCCGCGATCGAGATTGCTGCCGCAACCTACGACGGCAAAAAGACACCCAAGGACGATGTACTTTGGCGAGTCCAAATCGTTGACCTGCAGGTTACCGGCAACCCCAACAGCGGAGATGGGTTGTTAGCCAGAGAAGTCAACGAAATCTTCATCCATTCGGTGACCGTGTCCCGCAATGGTCGACACGGCATTTTCCTGGACCGTTGCTACGAAGATCCTCGCATCAGCGACAACCTGATCACCTACAACAAAGCCGATGGGATTCGTTTAGAAGGCAACCACGACATCGTTGTGTCGGCCAACCATTTCGAAGAAAATCAAACTGGGCTGCAGTGTCTGGATAGTTTCAACTTGTGCATGAACGGAAACAACTTGGACGATCACCTTGGCGATGGTGTGATCATCGAAAACACCTACGGCAGCGTGCTTAGCGGAAACATGATCGAAGAATGCAATGGATGGGGCATCATCATCGACCGAGACTGCTATGGCATCACGATCAGCGCAAACGTGATCGCGCATGAATTCACCGGAGGCATCGATTTGCGGGATGCTCATGGGTGCGCGATCAGTGCGAACACCTTCACTCTGGCCAAGAATGCGGGACTTGCCATCCGAAAAGGCTCTGGTCGCGTCACCGTGACAGGAAACAATTTCTGCAACTCCTACACTGGCGACAAAAACCGACGCGACAGCGTTTCAACCAAACACGAGCCGGAACCAGACGCGGCGGCCGGGTTGTTGATCGAAACAGACGAACCGATCGTCGTCGTTGGAAACATGTTTAGCGGAATGGATGGCGATCCGATCGTAGGATCCGACAAAATCATCCAAGCTCAGCTGCAAACAAATCTAGGGATGTCGAAAACGAAGTAA
- a CDS encoding MIP/aquaporin family protein — protein MPEFTAEVIGTMMLVLFGNGVVANMVLARTKAGDGSWLLISAGWGVAVFVGAFCANEVSGAHLNPAVSIAMFVAGKMELELMVLYIAAQFVGAIIGAALVYAFYRPHFDATDDADAKLACFSTGPAIPGNMQAFFCEAIGTFALILPIFLMAAPSLVHGSGPADTDPILGLGSLGLLPVGLLVFGIGMSLGGTTGYAINPARDLGPRLVHFLFPIKGKRDSDWGYAWVPVAGPIVGAVLAAVVYRLMA, from the coding sequence ATGCCTGAATTTACTGCTGAAGTCATCGGAACCATGATGCTGGTCCTCTTTGGGAACGGAGTCGTCGCGAACATGGTGTTAGCGCGGACCAAAGCGGGTGACGGCAGTTGGTTGTTGATTAGTGCCGGTTGGGGTGTTGCCGTCTTTGTTGGCGCGTTCTGTGCCAACGAAGTCAGTGGCGCGCACTTGAATCCGGCGGTTTCGATTGCCATGTTCGTGGCGGGCAAGATGGAGCTGGAATTGATGGTCCTGTACATCGCCGCTCAGTTCGTTGGGGCGATCATCGGGGCGGCTTTGGTTTACGCATTTTATCGCCCGCACTTTGACGCAACCGATGATGCGGATGCCAAACTTGCCTGCTTCAGCACGGGGCCAGCGATCCCTGGAAACATGCAAGCGTTCTTCTGTGAAGCGATCGGGACGTTTGCACTGATTCTGCCCATCTTCTTGATGGCGGCACCGTCGTTGGTGCATGGCAGCGGACCCGCGGACACTGATCCGATCCTTGGCCTGGGTTCGCTGGGACTGCTGCCGGTCGGGTTGCTTGTCTTCGGGATCGGCATGTCGCTAGGTGGAACGACGGGCTATGCCATCAACCCGGCTCGTGATCTAGGTCCACGTTTGGTTCACTTCCTGTTTCCGATCAAAGGTAAACGAGACAGCGACTGGGGATACGCTTGGGTTCCGGTTGCTGGGCCGATCGTAGGCGCCGTCCTAGCAGCAGTGGTCTATCGTTTGATGGCCTAG
- a CDS encoding sensor histidine kinase, whose protein sequence is MSLTNRVCTFFLAALGIILAIYSLVFYGVTRDHIHDQFSGEMRGVLNSLIAAAEVEETEVKWQPLEHSIDIGVHDEFGEVQWVVRGDDGLIVEQSRSADRDFLSRTERLADSGGITPNTAATMARVDNWVLMGQQVSAPHPLRIQREFDEFDQLSVAVGRSTIPRDAILFRLTLLVTLLPLLAWSIAAVLGRWVIRKALRPVSAMAKQAQQITGTDFQSRLTHGDSGDELTELGTAFNRLLDRQQTAFEQQRRFAGDAAHELRTPITVLLGQIDVTLRRRRSESEYESNLELLRSETQSLQEIVESLLFLARSDAESDPPPLRSVNVTRWLEHQSMTWSANTRSQDLCIENQLVDPTMVRATTALLGRVVDNLVFNAMKYSKAGSPVIVRVSLEDKEVLFQVLDSGPGIAADDLPQLFDAFFRSSEARRRGIAGSGLGLAIASRIAATLGGKLECESTLGHGSCFTLRLPVAIET, encoded by the coding sequence ATGAGTTTAACCAATCGCGTTTGTACGTTCTTTCTCGCCGCGTTGGGCATCATCCTGGCGATCTATTCGTTGGTCTTCTACGGCGTCACACGCGACCATATCCACGACCAGTTCAGCGGCGAGATGCGGGGTGTGTTGAATTCGCTGATCGCGGCGGCCGAAGTCGAAGAGACCGAGGTCAAATGGCAACCGCTAGAACACTCGATCGACATCGGTGTCCACGACGAGTTTGGCGAGGTCCAATGGGTGGTCCGCGGCGATGATGGCCTGATCGTCGAGCAATCTCGGTCCGCCGACCGCGACTTTCTATCACGAACCGAACGACTAGCGGACAGTGGCGGCATCACCCCAAACACTGCCGCGACGATGGCCAGGGTGGACAACTGGGTGCTGATGGGCCAGCAGGTATCGGCCCCCCATCCATTGCGGATCCAACGTGAGTTCGACGAATTCGACCAGCTATCGGTAGCGGTGGGGCGTTCAACGATACCCCGGGACGCCATTCTGTTTCGTTTGACTCTGCTGGTGACGTTGCTGCCACTTTTAGCTTGGTCGATCGCTGCTGTCTTGGGCCGATGGGTGATTCGCAAAGCGCTTCGTCCCGTTTCCGCGATGGCCAAACAGGCTCAACAGATCACGGGCACAGACTTCCAGTCGCGACTGACGCACGGCGATTCCGGTGACGAACTGACGGAACTGGGCACCGCATTCAACCGCTTGCTGGACCGCCAACAAACAGCGTTCGAACAACAGCGGCGATTCGCCGGCGATGCCGCCCATGAATTACGAACGCCAATCACTGTGCTGCTAGGACAGATCGACGTGACCTTGCGTCGACGGCGAAGCGAAAGCGAGTATGAATCGAACCTAGAATTGCTGCGGTCGGAAACTCAATCCCTGCAGGAGATCGTCGAATCGCTGCTGTTCCTAGCCCGCAGTGATGCCGAATCGGATCCTCCGCCGCTGCGGAGCGTGAACGTAACGCGGTGGCTAGAACATCAATCCATGACGTGGTCAGCCAACACACGATCTCAAGATCTTTGTATCGAGAATCAGTTAGTCGATCCCACGATGGTCCGTGCGACCACCGCCCTGCTTGGCCGAGTTGTCGACAACCTGGTGTTCAACGCGATGAAGTACAGCAAGGCTGGAAGTCCCGTCATCGTTCGCGTGTCACTAGAGGACAAGGAAGTGCTGTTTCAGGTCCTCGATTCGGGCCCCGGAATCGCCGCCGACGATCTCCCACAACTTTTTGACGCATTTTTTCGATCCAGCGAAGCGCGACGTCGAGGGATCGCTGGATCCGGTCTTGGGCTCGCCATCGCAAGCCGCATCGCTGCCACGCTGGGTGGCAAACTGGAATGTGAAAGTACGCTGGGACACGGAAGTTGCTTTACCCTGCGTCTACCTGTGGCGATCGAGACCTAA